A section of the Streptomyces sp. CG1 genome encodes:
- the gyrA gene encoding DNA gyrase subunit A has product MADENTPENPETEGGEVVMRVEPVGLETEMQRSYLDYAMSVIVSRALPDVRDGLKPVHRRVLYAMYDGGYRPDRGFYKCARVVGDVMGNYHPHGDSSIYDALVRLAQPWSMRMPLVDSNGNFGSPGNDPAAAMRYTECKMAPLSMEMVRDIDEETVDFTDNYDGRSQEPTVLPSRFPNLLINGSAGIAVGMATNIPPHNLREVAAGAQWYLENPEASHEELLDALIERIKGPDFPTGALVVGRKGIEEAYRTGRGSITMRAVVEVEEIQGRQCLVVTELPYQVNPDNLAQKIADLVKDGKIGGIADVRDETSSRTGQRLVIVLKRDAVAKVVLNNLYKHTDLQTNFGANMLALVDGVPRTLSLDAFIRHWVTHQIEVIVRRTRFRLRKAEERAHILRGLLKALDAIDEVIALIRRSETVEVARTGLMGLLEIDEIQANAILEMQLRRLAALERQKIVQEHDELQAKISEYNAILASPVRQRGIVSEELAAIVEKYGDDRKTMLVPYDGDMSIEDLIAEEDIVVTVSRGGYVKRTKTDDYRAQKRGGKGVRGTKLKEDDIVDHFFVSTTHHWLLFFTNKGRVYRAKAYELPEAGRDARGQHVANLLAFQPDEAIAEILAIRDYEAAPYLVLATKSGLVKKTPLKDYDSPRSGGVIAINLREREDGIDDELIGAELVSADDDLVLISKKAQSIRFTASDDTLRPMGRATSGVKGMSFREGDELLSMNVVRPGTFVFTATDGGYAKRTAVDEYRVQGRGGLGIKAAKIVEDRGSLVGALIVEETDEILAITLSGGVIRTRVNEVRETGRDTMGVQLINLGKRDAVVGIARNAEAGREAEEVDGDVVVDETAEGGAIAGTDEGESPSAE; this is encoded by the coding sequence ATGGCCGACGAGAACACTCCGGAAAACCCTGAGACCGAGGGCGGCGAGGTCGTCATGCGTGTCGAGCCCGTCGGGCTCGAGACGGAGATGCAGCGTTCGTACCTGGACTACGCGATGTCCGTCATCGTGTCCCGTGCGCTGCCCGACGTCCGGGACGGCCTCAAGCCCGTCCACCGTCGTGTGCTCTACGCGATGTACGACGGCGGCTACCGCCCCGACCGCGGCTTCTACAAGTGCGCGCGCGTGGTCGGTGACGTCATGGGTAACTACCACCCCCACGGCGACAGTTCGATCTACGACGCCCTGGTGCGCCTCGCCCAGCCGTGGTCGATGCGGATGCCGTTGGTGGACTCCAACGGCAACTTCGGCTCTCCGGGCAACGACCCGGCGGCCGCCATGCGGTACACCGAGTGCAAGATGGCGCCGCTGTCGATGGAGATGGTCCGCGACATCGACGAGGAGACCGTCGACTTCACGGACAACTACGACGGCCGCTCCCAGGAGCCGACCGTCCTGCCCTCCCGCTTCCCGAACCTGCTGATCAACGGCTCGGCCGGTATCGCGGTCGGTATGGCGACCAACATCCCGCCGCACAATCTGCGTGAGGTCGCGGCCGGCGCCCAGTGGTACCTGGAGAACCCGGAGGCCTCGCACGAGGAGCTGCTCGACGCCCTCATCGAGCGCATCAAGGGCCCGGACTTCCCGACCGGTGCCCTGGTGGTGGGCCGCAAGGGCATCGAGGAGGCGTACCGCACCGGGCGCGGCTCCATCACGATGCGCGCGGTGGTCGAGGTCGAGGAGATCCAGGGACGTCAGTGCCTGGTCGTGACCGAACTGCCGTACCAGGTCAACCCGGACAACCTGGCACAGAAGATCGCCGACCTGGTGAAGGACGGCAAGATCGGCGGCATTGCCGACGTCCGCGACGAGACGTCGTCCCGTACCGGCCAGCGCCTGGTGATCGTCCTGAAGCGGGACGCGGTCGCCAAGGTCGTGCTGAACAACCTGTACAAGCACACGGACCTGCAGACGAACTTCGGCGCCAACATGCTGGCGCTGGTCGACGGTGTGCCGCGCACGCTGTCCCTGGACGCGTTCATCCGGCACTGGGTGACGCACCAGATCGAGGTCATCGTCCGCCGGACCCGGTTCCGGCTGCGCAAGGCCGAGGAGCGCGCGCACATCCTGCGCGGTCTGCTGAAGGCCCTGGACGCCATCGACGAGGTCATCGCGCTGATCCGGCGCAGCGAGACCGTCGAGGTCGCGCGCACGGGCCTGATGGGCCTGCTGGAGATCGACGAGATCCAGGCCAACGCGATCCTCGAGATGCAGCTGCGGCGCCTGGCGGCCCTGGAGCGGCAGAAGATCGTCCAGGAGCACGACGAACTCCAGGCGAAGATCAGCGAGTACAACGCGATCCTCGCCTCGCCGGTCCGCCAGCGCGGGATCGTCAGCGAGGAACTGGCCGCGATCGTCGAGAAGTACGGCGACGACCGCAAGACCATGCTGGTGCCCTACGACGGTGACATGTCCATCGAGGACCTGATCGCCGAAGAGGACATCGTCGTCACCGTCTCGCGCGGCGGCTACGTCAAGCGGACCAAGACGGACGACTACCGCGCGCAGAAGCGCGGCGGCAAGGGCGTGCGCGGCACGAAGCTGAAGGAAGACGACATCGTCGACCACTTCTTCGTCTCCACGACCCACCACTGGCTGCTGTTCTTCACCAACAAGGGCCGGGTGTACCGGGCGAAGGCGTACGAACTGCCCGAGGCCGGCCGGGACGCGCGCGGTCAGCACGTGGCGAACCTGCTCGCCTTCCAGCCGGACGAGGCGATCGCCGAGATCCTCGCGATCCGCGACTACGAGGCGGCGCCGTACCTGGTCCTGGCCACCAAGTCCGGCTTGGTCAAGAAGACGCCTCTGAAGGATTACGATTCGCCTCGCTCCGGCGGTGTGATCGCGATCAACCTGCGCGAGCGCGAGGACGGCATCGACGACGAACTGATCGGCGCCGAACTCGTCTCGGCCGACGACGATCTCGTTCTGATCAGCAAGAAGGCGCAGTCGATCAGGTTCACGGCCTCGGACGACACGCTGCGCCCGATGGGCCGTGCCACCTCCGGTGTGAAGGGCATGAGTTTCCGCGAGGGCGATGAACTTCTGTCGATGAATGTGGTGCGACCCGGTACGTTCGTGTTCACTGCCACCGATGGTGGGTACGCGAAGCGGACCGCCGTCGACGAGTACCGCGTCCAGGGCCGCGGTGGCCTGGGTATCAAGGCCGCCAAGATCGTGGAGGACCGTGGTTCGCTCGTCGGCGCGCTGATCGTCGAGGAGACGGACGAGATCCTCGCGATCACTCTCTCCGGCGGTGTGATTCGTACGCGAGTCAACGAGGTCAGGGAGACGGGCCGTGACACCATGGGCGTCCAACTGATCAACCTGGGCAAGCGCGATGCCGTGGTCGGTATCGCACGTAACGCCGAGGCGGGGCGCGAGGCGGAGGAAGTCGACGGCGACGTGGTCGTGGACGAGACCGCCGAGGGTGGCGCGATCGCCGGCACGGACGAGGGTGAGTCGCCCTCGGCCGAGTAG